One genomic window of Paeniglutamicibacter sp. Y32M11 includes the following:
- a CDS encoding YcnI family protein, with translation MKLRRTLFVSAATAGLMAVGLASASAHVTVTPDTTDAGAYSVLTFAASHGCEGSPTSSFTISIPESISDAKPTIYPGWDVKKVEEKLSEPMTTADGSTVTKHIGKIIYTATTPLEDGYRMAFEVQVKNPDSSGEILAFPTLQSCVKGQTDWSQLPAEGADPHELEAPAPSYTLTAASAQAEHHGAGAPLVPASENTASPVPGYLGLGAGVLGLLTGGVALSRTRKNAGK, from the coding sequence ATGAAACTCCGTCGTACCCTCTTTGTGTCCGCAGCAACCGCCGGTCTGATGGCCGTTGGCTTGGCTTCGGCCAGCGCCCACGTCACCGTCACCCCCGATACCACCGATGCCGGCGCATATTCCGTGTTGACCTTCGCGGCCTCACACGGCTGCGAAGGCTCACCCACCTCCAGTTTCACCATCTCGATCCCCGAGTCCATCAGCGACGCCAAACCCACCATCTATCCCGGCTGGGACGTGAAAAAGGTCGAGGAAAAGTTGAGCGAACCCATGACCACCGCCGATGGGTCCACCGTGACCAAGCACATTGGCAAGATCATCTACACGGCCACAACACCGTTGGAAGACGGTTACCGGATGGCCTTTGAGGTCCAGGTCAAGAATCCCGATTCCTCGGGTGAAATCCTGGCCTTCCCCACGCTGCAGAGCTGTGTGAAGGGCCAGACCGATTGGTCCCAGCTGCCGGCCGAAGGTGCTGACCCGCACGAGCTTGAGGCGCCCGCCCCGAGCTACACGCTGACGGCTGCCAGCGCTCAGGCAGAGCATCACGGAGCCGGAGCGCCGTTGGTGCCGGCGTCGGAGAATACTGCCTCCCCGGTTCCCGGTTACCTGGGTCTGGGCGCCGGAGTCTTGGGATTGCTGACCGGTGGCGTGGCTCTGAGCCGCACCCGCAAAAACGCGGGCAAGTAA
- a CDS encoding NADPH-dependent F420 reductase gives MKNFLAQLFGKKHIMNIDVTIIGTGSMGRALATRTIAAGKNLQVLARSTETAATFAAELGSGITSGNTTEAPAGQIVILALPFDAAKEYVTAQGAALDSKIVIDISNPVDFSTFDSLTTAAGSSAAEDISALTSATVVKAFNTTFAGPLTTGSAEGTPLDVFVAGEESARNTVASFITAAGMRPIEVGGLHHARELEGFQLLVMAMQVNPALPDFNWGTALKIVG, from the coding sequence ATGAAGAACTTCCTCGCTCAACTCTTCGGAAAGAAGCACATCATGAACATCGACGTCACCATCATCGGTACCGGCAGCATGGGCCGCGCACTCGCCACCCGCACCATCGCTGCGGGCAAGAATCTTCAGGTCCTAGCCCGCTCCACCGAGACCGCTGCAACCTTCGCCGCAGAACTCGGCTCGGGTATCACCAGCGGCAATACCACCGAGGCTCCGGCCGGCCAGATCGTCATTCTGGCCCTACCCTTCGACGCGGCCAAGGAATACGTCACGGCCCAGGGTGCGGCACTGGATTCCAAGATCGTCATCGACATCTCCAACCCCGTGGACTTCTCCACCTTCGATTCGCTGACCACTGCCGCGGGCAGCTCCGCCGCCGAGGACATCTCCGCACTCACCTCCGCCACCGTGGTGAAGGCCTTCAACACCACCTTCGCCGGACCGCTGACCACAGGCTCCGCCGAGGGAACTCCGCTCGACGTTTTTGTTGCCGGTGAGGAATCAGCCCGCAACACTGTCGCTTCCTTCATCACCGCCGCTGGCATGCGTCCGATCGAGGTGGGCGGCCTGCACCACGCCCGTGAGCTCGAGGGCTTCCAGCTGTTGGTCATGGCCATGCAGGTCAACCCGGCACTGCCCGACTTCAACTGGGGCACCGCGCTGAAGATTGTTGGCTAA
- the glyA gene encoding serine hydroxymethyltransferase: MTAVFESLAPASLTQDIGTLDPEIAERIDAELARQQRGLEMIASENHTALAVMQAQGSVLTNKYAEGYPGRRYYGGCEEVDVVETLALERVKALFGAEYANVQPHSGAQANASVMHALIRPGDTIMGLNLAHGGHLTHGMKINFSGRLYNIVPYGVEEDTLVVDMDKVEALAIEHSPKMIVAGWSAYPRQLDFERFRAIADKVGAYLFVDMAHFAGLVAAGLHPSPVPHAHVVSSTTHKTLAGPRGGIILTNDADIAKKINSAVFPGQQGGPLEHVIAGKAVAFKIAASEEFKDRQVRTLAGAHILAERLGAPDVAAVGISVLTGGTDVHLVLVDLRHSELDGQQGEDLLAKVEITVNRNAVPFDPRPPMVTSGLRIGTPALATRGFSEAAFVEVADIIAETLIAGTQENNEATLAALKDRVHALANAHPLYPELAKLA; this comes from the coding sequence GTGACCGCAGTGTTCGAATCCCTTGCTCCTGCGTCGCTGACGCAGGACATTGGGACGTTGGATCCGGAGATTGCGGAGCGGATCGACGCCGAGCTGGCTCGCCAGCAGCGTGGCCTGGAAATGATCGCCTCGGAGAACCACACGGCCTTAGCCGTGATGCAGGCGCAGGGTTCGGTGCTGACCAACAAGTACGCCGAGGGATACCCGGGACGCCGCTACTACGGTGGCTGCGAAGAGGTCGACGTGGTGGAAACTCTGGCCCTCGAGCGGGTCAAGGCCCTCTTCGGTGCCGAATACGCGAACGTGCAGCCGCACTCCGGCGCCCAGGCGAACGCCTCGGTGATGCACGCGCTGATCCGTCCGGGTGACACCATCATGGGCCTGAACCTGGCGCACGGTGGTCACCTGACCCACGGCATGAAGATCAACTTCTCCGGCCGCCTCTACAACATCGTCCCGTACGGCGTGGAAGAGGACACCCTGGTGGTGGACATGGACAAGGTTGAAGCCCTGGCCATTGAGCACTCCCCGAAGATGATTGTTGCCGGCTGGTCCGCCTACCCGCGGCAGTTGGACTTCGAACGCTTCCGTGCGATTGCCGACAAGGTCGGTGCGTACCTGTTTGTGGACATGGCGCACTTCGCCGGGTTGGTTGCCGCCGGGTTGCACCCCTCACCGGTGCCGCACGCTCACGTGGTGTCCTCCACGACGCATAAGACGCTGGCCGGTCCGCGTGGCGGGATCATCCTGACCAACGATGCGGATATCGCCAAGAAGATTAATTCTGCGGTGTTCCCCGGTCAGCAGGGTGGCCCGTTGGAGCATGTGATTGCCGGTAAGGCCGTGGCGTTTAAGATCGCCGCGTCCGAGGAGTTCAAGGATCGTCAGGTCCGTACGCTGGCCGGTGCTCACATTCTGGCCGAGCGTTTGGGTGCTCCGGATGTTGCTGCGGTAGGCATTTCGGTGCTCACCGGTGGCACCGATGTGCACCTGGTCCTGGTGGATTTGCGTCATTCGGAGCTGGATGGGCAGCAGGGTGAAGATCTGTTGGCGAAGGTGGAGATCACGGTGAACCGTAATGCGGTTCCCTTTGATCCGCGTCCGCCGATGGTCACCTCGGGGTTGCGTATTGGCACCCCGGCACTGGCGACGCGTGGTTTCTCCGAGGCAGCGTTTGTGGAGGTCGCGGACATCATTGCCGAGACCCTCATCGCTGGCACGCAGGAGAACAACGAGGCTACCCTCGCGGCCCTGAAGGACCGTGTGCATGCCCTGGCGAACGCCCACCCGCTGTACCCGGAACTGGCCAAACTGGCCTAA
- a CDS encoding SGNH/GDSL hydrolase family protein: MEFTNRYLALGDSFTEGMGDVEPQRPNQVRGWADRVAEVLCADPSWGYANLAIRGKKINQVIIEQLPAALALKPTLITLYVGGNDILRPAVDIDALMLRYRQMIIKLADSGATLVLFTGFDSGDSAIFGTTRGRTAIYNEAVREIAEDTGALIADYWRWREFSDLRYWATDRLHMNTAGHTLMAAKVLELLGNQSRIPLPVLTDAAALTRLNKLREDAAWAKEHLVPWVKRRLTGTSSGDALSPKYPHFTSLQVPSGV, translated from the coding sequence GTGGAATTTACGAATCGATATTTGGCATTGGGCGACTCCTTCACCGAGGGCATGGGTGACGTGGAACCGCAACGTCCGAACCAGGTGCGCGGTTGGGCCGATCGGGTCGCCGAGGTGTTGTGTGCGGATCCGAGCTGGGGTTACGCCAATCTGGCCATCCGCGGCAAAAAAATTAACCAGGTGATCATCGAGCAACTACCGGCGGCGCTGGCCCTGAAGCCGACACTGATCACGCTGTATGTGGGTGGAAACGACATTTTGCGCCCAGCTGTGGACATCGACGCATTGATGCTCAGGTATCGGCAGATGATCATCAAGCTGGCCGACAGCGGGGCCACCCTGGTGCTTTTTACCGGTTTCGACTCCGGGGACTCGGCCATCTTCGGTACCACCCGCGGACGTACCGCCATCTACAACGAAGCGGTGCGTGAGATCGCCGAGGACACCGGCGCGCTGATCGCCGACTACTGGCGCTGGCGTGAATTTTCTGACCTCCGCTATTGGGCCACCGATCGACTGCACATGAACACCGCCGGGCATACCCTCATGGCCGCAAAAGTGCTTGAGCTCCTCGGCAACCAGTCGCGAATTCCGCTGCCGGTACTCACCGACGCTGCCGCGCTCACGCGCCTAAATAAGCTGCGTGAGGATGCCGCCTGGGCCAAGGAACACCTGGTGCCCTGGGTGAAGCGTCGACTGACCGGAACCTCATCGGGTGATGCCCTGAGTCCCAAATACCCGCACTTCACCTCGCTCCAGGTGCCGTCCGGGGTCTGA
- a CDS encoding copper resistance CopC family protein produces MMMDSPELRRFGLLRAVRRSLAVTLTLGLTLLLPVSAASAHDVLTGTVPSNGQTVKVLPKAIELSFNNMPLAIGTEVAIEDTAGKNWASGEVKIVDNVVSQPLLPATPGGKYTVNWRVVSSDGHPIEGTFVFIAAAGGAGATSALTPASEPAADSVAEPQAPASGAFPVSPLIGSFVVLLALVLALIVVRYLRRRKQSHGSE; encoded by the coding sequence ATGATGATGGATTCCCCCGAGCTGCGGCGATTCGGTCTCCTGCGTGCGGTGCGTCGATCACTCGCCGTAACGCTCACCCTGGGGTTAACTCTGTTGCTTCCGGTATCGGCTGCCTCGGCACACGATGTCCTCACGGGAACGGTTCCTTCGAACGGGCAAACGGTGAAGGTGCTCCCGAAAGCCATTGAGCTGTCCTTTAACAACATGCCGCTGGCCATCGGGACCGAGGTGGCCATCGAGGATACCGCGGGAAAGAACTGGGCCTCCGGCGAGGTCAAGATCGTGGACAACGTCGTTAGCCAACCGCTGCTCCCCGCAACACCCGGTGGGAAGTACACGGTGAACTGGCGGGTGGTGTCCTCCGATGGACATCCGATCGAGGGCACCTTTGTCTTCATCGCGGCGGCCGGCGGTGCCGGGGCTACGTCGGCCCTGACACCGGCGTCGGAACCGGCAGCGGATTCCGTTGCTGAGCCGCAAGCGCCAGCATCCGGTGCCTTCCCCGTGAGCCCGCTCATCGGATCGTTCGTGGTGCTGCTGGCTCTGGTGCTGGCACTGATCGTGGTGCGGTATCTGCGACGGCGAAAGCAGAGTCACGGTTCCGAGTGA
- the gcvP gene encoding aminomethyl-transferring glycine dehydrogenase, with amino-acid sequence MTVTPSAEFVARHIGPQGSDIDTMLSQLGYSSIDELVDTAVPADIRQSEPLDLPTPRTEAEVLADLRVLANKNVMKTQMIGQGFSDTYTPPVILRNVLEDPAWYTAYTPYQPEISQGRLEALINFQTMVMDLTAMPIANASMLDEASAVAESVLLMRRANKAKGSAKTVLDANLFPQSIAVVLGRAEALGFEVEIADLSAGLPEGDISGIVLQQPGNNGAVVDHTAIIAAAKERGAMVTVAADILSLTMITAPGEQGADIAVGNTQRFGVPLFFGGPHAAYLAVRTGLERQLPGRLVGVSKDDAGYPAYRLALQTREQHIRREKATSNICTAQALLAITASMYAVYHGPAGLKRIAQRAHNHARTIATLLSGAGLELASDSFFDTVQVKVSDAEAIITKAEEAGINLRRVDETTVGISTDEATTSAHVAAIAAAFGITGESFTAEGFELPTAVQRTSDYLSHPIFNTIKSETQMLRYLRKLSDRDLSLDRTMIPLGSCTMKLNSTAEMESISWPEFASIHPYAPAHQTEGWRELITDLEGRLTTITGYAGVSIQPNAGSQGEYAGLLAIRGYHLSNGDTARTVCLIPASAHGTNAASAVLAGMKVVVVKTAADGTIDAADLDAKIEANKDVLAAIMITYPSTHGVYDADVREVCDKVHAAGGQVYIDGANMNALVGLAQPGQFGGDVSHLNLHKTFCIPHGGGGPGVGPIGVAEHLIPFLPGDASGSYSIRDGIPVVATMFGSAGVLPISWAYIAMMGGEGLTDATKTAILSANYIASKLNEYFPILFTGNKGLVAHECILDLRELTNKTGVTAEDVAKRLIDFGFHAPTLSFPVAGTLMVEPTESEDLGEIERFIEAMIAIYAEMQQVLAGEFTIEESPLRNAPHTVAAVVNSAWDRKYTVEQAAFPVHALRVDKYFPAVGRIDGAGGDRNLICSCPSPEAFED; translated from the coding sequence ATGACCGTGACCCCGTCCGCTGAGTTCGTCGCCCGCCATATTGGCCCCCAGGGCAGCGACATTGACACCATGCTTTCGCAGCTTGGTTATTCCTCCATCGACGAACTCGTCGACACGGCCGTACCGGCCGATATTCGTCAGTCCGAGCCATTGGATCTGCCCACCCCCCGCACCGAAGCCGAAGTTCTGGCCGACCTGCGCGTGCTGGCCAACAAAAACGTGATGAAGACCCAGATGATTGGTCAGGGCTTCTCCGACACCTACACCCCGCCGGTCATCCTGCGCAACGTGCTCGAGGATCCAGCCTGGTACACCGCGTACACCCCGTACCAGCCGGAAATCTCCCAGGGCCGCCTCGAGGCCCTCATCAACTTCCAGACCATGGTCATGGACCTGACCGCGATGCCGATCGCCAATGCCTCGATGCTGGATGAAGCCTCGGCCGTCGCCGAGTCCGTTCTGCTGATGCGCCGCGCCAACAAGGCCAAGGGCTCCGCCAAGACCGTGCTGGATGCCAACCTCTTCCCGCAGTCCATCGCCGTGGTGCTCGGCCGCGCCGAGGCCCTGGGCTTCGAGGTCGAAATCGCCGATCTGTCCGCCGGTTTGCCCGAGGGTGACATCTCCGGCATCGTGCTGCAGCAGCCGGGCAACAACGGCGCCGTGGTTGACCACACCGCCATCATCGCAGCAGCCAAGGAACGCGGTGCGATGGTCACCGTTGCCGCCGACATCCTGTCCCTGACCATGATCACCGCCCCGGGCGAGCAGGGTGCCGACATCGCCGTGGGTAACACCCAGCGCTTCGGTGTTCCGCTGTTCTTCGGTGGCCCGCACGCCGCCTACCTGGCCGTGCGCACCGGTCTGGAACGTCAGCTGCCCGGCCGCCTGGTGGGTGTGTCCAAGGATGACGCCGGATACCCGGCCTACCGCCTGGCACTGCAGACCCGCGAGCAGCACATCCGCCGCGAAAAGGCCACGTCCAACATCTGCACCGCCCAGGCGTTGCTGGCCATCACGGCCTCGATGTACGCCGTGTACCACGGCCCGGCCGGCCTGAAGCGTATCGCTCAGCGTGCCCACAACCACGCCCGCACCATCGCCACCCTGCTCTCCGGTGCCGGCCTGGAACTGGCCTCGGATTCCTTCTTCGACACCGTTCAGGTGAAGGTGAGTGACGCCGAAGCCATCATCACCAAGGCCGAGGAAGCCGGCATCAACCTGCGCCGCGTGGATGAAACCACCGTGGGTATCTCCACCGATGAGGCCACCACCTCCGCTCACGTTGCTGCCATCGCTGCGGCCTTCGGCATCACCGGCGAGTCCTTCACCGCAGAGGGCTTTGAACTGCCCACCGCCGTGCAGCGCACCAGCGATTACCTCAGCCACCCGATCTTCAACACCATCAAGTCCGAGACCCAGATGCTGCGCTACCTGCGCAAGCTCTCGGACCGCGACCTGTCGCTGGACCGCACCATGATCCCGCTAGGCTCATGCACCATGAAGCTGAACTCCACCGCCGAAATGGAATCCATTTCTTGGCCGGAATTCGCCTCGATCCACCCGTACGCCCCGGCGCACCAGACCGAGGGCTGGCGCGAACTGATCACCGACCTCGAGGGTCGCCTGACCACCATCACCGGCTACGCCGGGGTCTCCATCCAGCCCAACGCCGGATCCCAGGGCGAATACGCTGGCCTGCTGGCCATTCGTGGTTACCACCTCTCCAACGGCGATACTGCCCGCACCGTCTGCCTGATCCCGGCCTCCGCCCACGGCACCAACGCCGCCTCGGCAGTACTGGCCGGCATGAAGGTAGTTGTGGTCAAGACCGCCGCCGATGGAACCATCGACGCAGCGGACCTGGATGCCAAGATCGAGGCAAACAAGGACGTCCTTGCCGCCATCATGATCACCTACCCCTCCACCCACGGTGTGTACGACGCCGATGTGCGCGAGGTCTGCGACAAGGTCCACGCGGCCGGTGGCCAGGTCTACATTGACGGCGCCAACATGAACGCCCTGGTGGGCCTCGCCCAGCCAGGTCAGTTCGGCGGCGACGTTTCGCACCTGAACCTGCACAAGACCTTCTGCATCCCGCACGGTGGCGGCGGACCGGGCGTGGGCCCGATCGGCGTTGCCGAGCACCTGATCCCGTTCCTGCCGGGCGACGCCTCGGGCAGCTACTCGATCCGCGACGGCATCCCCGTGGTCGCCACCATGTTCGGCTCCGCCGGCGTGCTGCCGATCTCCTGGGCCTACATCGCGATGATGGGCGGCGAAGGACTGACCGACGCCACCAAGACCGCGATCCTCTCGGCGAACTACATCGCCTCGAAGCTCAACGAGTACTTCCCGATCCTGTTCACCGGCAACAAGGGTCTGGTCGCACACGAGTGCATCCTGGATCTGCGCGAGCTGACCAACAAGACCGGCGTCACCGCCGAGGACGTGGCCAAGCGCCTGATCGACTTCGGCTTCCACGCCCCGACCCTCTCCTTCCCGGTTGCCGGCACCTTGATGGTGGAGCCGACCGAGTCCGAGGACCTGGGCGAGATCGAACGCTTCATCGAAGCCATGATCGCCATCTACGCCGAAATGCAGCAGGTGCTCGCCGGAGAATTCACCATCGAAGAATCCCCGCTGCGTAATGCCCCGCACACCGTGGCAGCAGTGGTCAACAGCGCCTGGGATCGCAAGTACACCGTCGAGCAGGCAGCCTTCCCGGTTCACGCCCTGCGCGTGGATAAGTACTTCCCGGCCGTCGGACGCATCGATGGCGCCGGTGGCGACCGTAACCTGATCTGCTCCTGCCCGTCGCCCGAAGCTTTCGAAGACTAA
- the gcvH gene encoding glycine cleavage system protein GcvH has protein sequence MSKVLASLRYSAEHEWVDASTPTKVGITAVAADALGDVVYVDLPEVGDTVTAGETCGEVESTKSVSDLFAPVTGTIVEVNQEAIDNPAILNEDPYGAGWLFTVEVTEEGPLLSAADYASANGGDVA, from the coding sequence ATGAGCAAGGTTCTTGCCTCCCTTCGTTACTCGGCCGAGCACGAATGGGTCGATGCCTCGACCCCGACCAAGGTCGGCATCACCGCCGTTGCGGCAGATGCACTGGGCGACGTTGTGTACGTTGACCTTCCCGAGGTTGGCGACACCGTCACCGCCGGCGAAACCTGTGGTGAGGTCGAATCGACCAAGTCGGTCTCCGATTTGTTCGCTCCGGTCACCGGCACCATCGTTGAGGTCAACCAGGAAGCCATCGACAACCCGGCTATCCTGAACGAAGACCCGTACGGTGCCGGCTGGCTCTTCACCGTTGAGGTCACCGAAGAAGGCCCGCTGCTCTCGGCAGCCGACTACGCTTCGGCAAACGGCGGCGACGTAGCGTGA
- a CDS encoding VIT family protein → MNELESAHEDEPHGQGVAERLNWLRAGVLGANDGIVSVAAVVVGVASATPAIGPVLTAGAAAAIGGAISMALGEYVSVSSASDSQKALIEKERRELAEMPAEELAELTGLYEAKGLSPATASLVAQELTAHDALKAHLDAELQLDEDEVLNPWHAALASALAFTVGAILPFATAVFLPVDLRIPITIVAVLLALGITGGLGAKLGGAPILRPTLRVLIGGAAALAVTFALGTWLGTSGLI, encoded by the coding sequence ATGAATGAGCTAGAAAGTGCGCACGAGGATGAACCACATGGCCAGGGAGTGGCCGAACGGCTGAACTGGCTGCGGGCCGGAGTCCTCGGTGCCAACGATGGCATCGTCTCGGTCGCGGCGGTGGTGGTTGGTGTTGCCAGTGCCACCCCGGCAATCGGCCCGGTGCTCACCGCGGGCGCGGCGGCAGCCATTGGCGGTGCCATCTCGATGGCTCTGGGGGAGTACGTCTCGGTCTCCAGTGCCTCGGATTCACAAAAGGCCCTCATCGAAAAGGAACGTCGTGAGTTAGCGGAAATGCCGGCCGAAGAGCTGGCCGAACTCACCGGACTCTACGAGGCCAAGGGACTCAGCCCGGCCACCGCGAGTCTCGTAGCCCAGGAGCTGACGGCGCACGATGCGCTGAAGGCTCATCTGGATGCCGAGCTTCAATTGGATGAGGACGAGGTGCTGAACCCGTGGCATGCCGCCCTGGCCTCGGCGCTGGCCTTTACCGTGGGTGCGATATTACCTTTTGCCACGGCGGTCTTCCTGCCCGTGGACCTACGGATCCCGATCACCATTGTTGCCGTGCTATTGGCCTTGGGTATTACCGGTGGGCTCGGTGCCAAGCTGGGCGGGGCGCCGATACTGCGCCCGACGCTGCGGGTGCTGATCGGTGGGGCGGCCGCACTGGCCGTCACCTTTGCTCTTGGCACCTGGCTGGGTACCTCCGGGCTGATTTAG
- a CDS encoding serine hydrolase domain-containing protein, translated as MSTQMKKTHVIDQRFAPVAELMESFAAEDPSYSGQLAIYQGGALVLDSVVGQDSTPESMTGVFSCSKGAGAMVMALLVQEGILDLAAPVALYWPEFAAGGKESMTVAQLLSHQGGLPGVNGGFTQEELIDSRLAASILAATTPLWSAPGTYSYHALTMGVFMEELARRAAGESLQSIFERRIRAPHDINFYLGLPEALEPRFVPVLLPEGGEPAPFIDPYSPLGLALNSTGGFDGPQGPSFEILEVPNVRAIREAGLAAIGGVANAQGLARLYAAATTGFVDEAGDEHAPFLTPATITAVSQDQVYGIDRARSAPGAFGIGFMKAHPVNDFGSAWAFGHDGANGSLSYADPAYGLAFGYIPARGEPNGTGSRGGRLSVLTRQVLLGG; from the coding sequence GTGAGCACGCAGATGAAAAAAACCCACGTCATTGATCAGCGCTTTGCCCCCGTGGCCGAGCTGATGGAATCCTTCGCCGCCGAGGACCCGAGCTATTCGGGACAGCTGGCCATCTACCAGGGCGGAGCCCTAGTGCTTGATTCGGTGGTGGGTCAGGATTCCACCCCCGAGTCGATGACCGGTGTGTTCTCCTGCTCCAAGGGAGCGGGAGCCATGGTCATGGCACTGCTGGTCCAGGAAGGAATCCTTGACCTGGCCGCGCCGGTGGCCCTGTACTGGCCCGAATTTGCCGCCGGAGGCAAGGAAAGCATGACCGTGGCTCAGCTGCTGAGCCACCAGGGCGGACTGCCCGGCGTTAACGGCGGATTCACCCAGGAAGAACTGATTGATTCGCGTCTGGCCGCGAGCATTCTTGCCGCTACCACCCCACTCTGGTCGGCCCCGGGAACGTACTCGTATCACGCGCTAACCATGGGTGTCTTCATGGAAGAACTGGCCCGTCGCGCGGCCGGGGAGTCGCTGCAGAGCATCTTCGAGCGCCGTATCCGTGCCCCGCACGACATCAACTTCTATTTGGGGCTGCCCGAGGCCCTGGAGCCGCGCTTCGTTCCGGTATTGCTTCCGGAAGGCGGAGAACCGGCACCCTTCATTGACCCCTATTCACCGCTGGGCCTGGCGCTGAATTCCACCGGTGGCTTTGATGGACCGCAGGGTCCGAGTTTTGAAATCCTCGAGGTGCCAAACGTCCGCGCCATCCGTGAGGCCGGACTCGCAGCCATTGGTGGGGTGGCCAATGCCCAGGGGTTGGCGCGGCTCTACGCGGCAGCAACCACAGGTTTTGTTGATGAGGCGGGGGACGAACATGCACCGTTCCTGACACCGGCGACCATCACCGCCGTCTCGCAGGATCAGGTTTATGGCATTGATCGGGCCAGGTCGGCCCCGGGAGCCTTTGGCATTGGCTTCATGAAGGCCCATCCGGTTAACGACTTTGGCTCCGCCTGGGCCTTCGGCCACGACGGCGCCAACGGCTCGCTGTCCTATGCCGACCCGGCCTACGGGCTGGCATTCGGTTATATTCCGGCGCGCGGCGAGCCCAACGGCACCGGATCGCGCGGCGGACGCCTGAGCGTCCTGACCCGTCAGGTGCTGCTCGGCGGCTAA
- the gcvT gene encoding glycine cleavage system aminomethyltransferase GcvT: MSDPKKTSLHAKHAELNASFTDFGGWDMPLKYGSELAEHNAVRATAGLFDLSHMGEVWVEGPAAATFLNTALAGNMAVMKVGKAKYSVICNEAGGIIDDLITYRRGEEKFLVVPNAGNAPVVAAALAERAAGFDVTVTDASAETSLIAVQGPNAVAILHELVDEAGKAVVTEMNYYAADELTVAGINVLLARTGYTGEDGFELYVPNEQAAELWDAVMNAGTAHGLIPAGLACRDSLRLEAGMPLYGNELSLEGNPFEANLGPIVSFKKEENFVGRAALEAIKAEGPKRVLVGLKGLGRRAGRGGYAVSVDGAQIGAITSGQPSPTLGFPVAMAYVEPAFAEVGTKVDVDLRGKPEAFEVVSLPFYTRAK; the protein is encoded by the coding sequence ATGAGCGACCCGAAAAAAACCTCACTGCATGCCAAGCATGCGGAACTCAACGCGTCCTTCACCGACTTCGGTGGCTGGGACATGCCGCTGAAGTACGGTTCGGAATTGGCTGAGCACAATGCAGTGCGCGCCACCGCCGGCCTCTTTGACCTCTCCCACATGGGCGAAGTCTGGGTCGAAGGACCTGCAGCAGCAACCTTCCTGAATACCGCGCTGGCCGGGAACATGGCAGTGATGAAGGTCGGTAAGGCCAAGTACTCGGTGATCTGCAACGAAGCCGGCGGCATCATCGATGACCTGATCACCTACCGCCGCGGGGAAGAAAAGTTCCTCGTGGTACCCAACGCGGGCAACGCCCCGGTGGTTGCCGCGGCATTGGCCGAACGCGCGGCAGGCTTCGACGTCACCGTCACCGATGCCTCCGCCGAAACCTCGTTGATCGCCGTGCAGGGCCCGAACGCCGTGGCCATCTTGCACGAACTGGTTGACGAGGCCGGCAAGGCCGTGGTGACCGAGATGAACTACTACGCCGCGGATGAACTCACCGTTGCCGGTATCAACGTGCTGTTGGCACGCACCGGTTACACCGGCGAGGACGGCTTCGAGCTGTATGTGCCGAACGAGCAGGCCGCCGAACTCTGGGACGCAGTCATGAACGCGGGCACCGCCCACGGACTGATCCCCGCCGGTTTGGCCTGCCGCGACTCGCTGCGCCTTGAGGCCGGCATGCCGCTGTACGGCAACGAATTGTCCCTTGAAGGTAACCCCTTCGAGGCCAACCTTGGCCCCATCGTCTCCTTCAAGAAGGAAGAGAACTTTGTGGGCCGCGCGGCATTGGAAGCCATCAAGGCCGAAGGTCCCAAGCGTGTGTTGGTGGGCCTGAAGGGTCTGGGCCGGCGCGCGGGTCGCGGCGGTTACGCGGTGTCCGTAGATGGGGCGCAGATTGGCGCCATCACCTCCGGCCAGCCGTCGCCGACCCTTGGATTCCCCGTGGCCATGGCCTACGTGGAACCCGCCTTTGCCGAGGTTGGTACGAAGGTCGATGTTGACCTTCGTGGCAAGCCCGAGGCCTTTGAAGTCGTTTCACTGCCGTTCTACACCCGAGCCAAGTAA